A genomic window from Candidatus Pelagisphaera phototrophica includes:
- a CDS encoding TolC family protein → MMLLSFRSSRAGACTVSRWRDTRGKWGTAQALALKLGIFVSAITTSFGQDERPPEEPDTFDLKTALSYALDNNFNIRRAIEQIEEQEGIIVEVKARTRPSLSLDANYQKLDGGLSEVVEGFGIATDNTWGISLNLRQALYQGGGIKAALKAQDLTRESVRLFLESTIMDAMLEVTTRYYGTLLARDQIEVEEQNVELLEETLEDAQNRLRAGSVSDFEVLRAEVLLANAKPALIRRRSAFRVAIDQLRRSIGYGNYRRDSNNLEKVPEFLGELKYELVAYDLAICLDLALSNRSELERLRLIEEARDAGLEIARSDYRPSVDLIGSYGKRKSNFSESFDDGPEGWTVGVVATWDIFDGAARKGRVRQARSQLEQSRIERDSLRLAIEVEVRQAMSEFREAEELVNAAAKAVEQAEEALRLADSRYNAGAINQLDVFEARFALTDSRTNRLEAYYRHIVAVANLKRAMGEDKPALDSN, encoded by the coding sequence ATGATGCTACTTAGTTTTAGGAGTTCTAGGGCCGGTGCTTGCACTGTTTCTCGGTGGAGAGATACGAGGGGAAAATGGGGCACAGCCCAGGCACTGGCCCTAAAATTGGGGATCTTTGTATCCGCGATTACCACGAGTTTTGGGCAGGATGAACGGCCGCCTGAAGAGCCGGATACGTTCGATCTCAAAACGGCACTCAGTTATGCTCTGGATAACAACTTCAACATTCGTCGAGCGATCGAGCAAATTGAGGAGCAGGAAGGGATAATCGTGGAAGTAAAAGCTCGGACGCGTCCCAGCTTGTCCTTGGATGCGAATTATCAAAAACTTGATGGGGGTCTGAGTGAGGTGGTTGAAGGATTCGGTATTGCGACGGACAATACCTGGGGAATCAGCCTCAACCTGCGCCAGGCTCTCTACCAAGGGGGCGGCATTAAGGCGGCGTTGAAAGCTCAGGACCTGACGAGGGAATCAGTGAGGCTCTTTCTTGAAAGTACGATTATGGACGCCATGCTGGAAGTTACGACGCGGTACTACGGCACATTGCTGGCTCGTGACCAGATTGAAGTTGAAGAGCAAAATGTCGAGTTGCTTGAGGAAACCTTGGAAGATGCTCAGAATAGACTTAGAGCCGGGTCCGTTTCCGATTTTGAGGTTCTGCGAGCAGAAGTTTTATTGGCTAATGCGAAACCCGCCTTGATTCGTCGTCGTAGCGCATTTCGTGTCGCCATCGATCAACTACGCCGAAGTATCGGATATGGAAACTATCGCCGTGATTCGAATAATCTGGAGAAGGTTCCCGAGTTCTTGGGAGAGCTAAAATACGAACTGGTCGCCTACGACTTGGCGATTTGCCTAGATTTGGCCTTATCGAATCGCTCCGAACTGGAACGACTTCGCCTGATTGAAGAAGCCCGAGATGCCGGTTTGGAAATTGCCCGCTCAGACTACCGTCCCAGTGTTGATTTGATTGGAAGCTACGGAAAACGTAAGAGCAATTTTTCTGAATCTTTCGATGACGGGCCCGAAGGTTGGACCGTGGGCGTGGTGGCGACTTGGGACATCTTCGACGGGGCGGCTCGTAAAGGACGGGTGCGTCAAGCCCGCTCACAGTTGGAGCAATCTCGGATCGAGCGGGATTCTCTCCGCTTGGCGATCGAGGTTGAAGTGCGCCAGGCGATGTCAGAGTTCCGAGAGGCGGAGGAATTGGTGAACGCCGCCGCCAAGGCAGTCGAGCAAGCCGAGGAAGCGCTTCGTCTGGCGGATAGTCGCTATAATGCGGGAGCGATAAACCAGCTTGATGTGTTTGAAGCCCGGTTTGCCTTAACCGATTCTAGAACGAATCGCCTCGAGGCTTATTACCGACATATTGTCGCGGTTGCGAATCTTAAGCGTGCCATGGGTGAAGATAAACCTGCACTCGATTCAAACTGA
- a CDS encoding PQQ-binding-like beta-propeller repeat protein — protein MSTRFFISLLSIISLISVSQSSYGKLDEWPKYRGPAEQGVSEAVNVPIEWSTEKNIVWKSEIPGRGWSSPLLIDGKIVLTTAMEETVNDLHDLKVLQVDAKTGEILWLKTVLHATIEEGQDRHPKNSLASPTPAMEDGVIYAHFGHMGTVALDFDTGETLWKQKISYTAKNGAGGSPVVVDDLLVFTTDSFEEPVVTALYKETGKIAWRTTRSHQVKNNFSHGTPLVIENGGRTEIISPGSGMVGAYRPEDGKETWLVRYPMGFSMSTRPIYVDGVLYMGTGFSRPSFYAIRVDGATGDLTDTHVKWMYHKSMPKTPSPNFVNGSVITLEDDGRLQSLDAETGELRWMEPLRGKFSASPVQVGDLLYIVSEEGLCLVIRLRDDGCEIISEMEMGEETLASPAVVDNTIYLRTRHHLWKISGDS, from the coding sequence ATGAGCACACGATTTTTTATCTCTTTGCTATCGATCATTAGCCTTATTTCCGTGTCGCAATCCTCTTATGGAAAGCTGGACGAGTGGCCAAAATACCGGGGACCGGCTGAGCAAGGTGTCTCGGAGGCCGTGAATGTTCCTATCGAGTGGTCAACTGAGAAAAATATTGTATGGAAAAGCGAAATACCGGGAAGAGGATGGTCATCCCCATTGTTGATTGACGGGAAGATCGTACTAACAACGGCAATGGAGGAAACGGTTAATGACTTGCACGATCTGAAGGTACTGCAAGTAGATGCAAAAACCGGTGAAATCCTTTGGTTAAAGACAGTATTGCACGCCACCATAGAGGAGGGTCAGGATCGACATCCTAAAAACAGTTTGGCCAGTCCTACTCCAGCGATGGAGGATGGGGTGATATATGCTCATTTTGGCCATATGGGGACCGTAGCTCTCGATTTTGATACGGGAGAAACATTGTGGAAACAGAAAATTTCCTACACCGCTAAAAACGGAGCAGGGGGCAGCCCTGTAGTGGTAGACGACCTACTTGTCTTTACGACAGACAGCTTTGAGGAACCGGTGGTTACGGCTCTTTACAAAGAAACGGGCAAGATTGCGTGGCGCACAACGCGAAGTCATCAGGTTAAGAACAATTTTTCACATGGCACGCCATTGGTGATTGAGAATGGTGGTCGTACCGAAATTATAAGCCCAGGCAGTGGCATGGTGGGCGCCTATCGTCCGGAAGACGGAAAGGAAACCTGGCTCGTACGTTACCCGATGGGATTCTCGATGTCGACCCGCCCCATATACGTCGATGGCGTTCTCTACATGGGTACCGGTTTTTCGCGCCCCAGCTTCTATGCCATTCGAGTCGATGGAGCAACGGGCGACTTAACCGATACCCACGTGAAATGGATGTACCACAAAAGCATGCCTAAGACGCCATCCCCAAATTTCGTCAACGGTAGCGTGATTACTCTAGAGGATGACGGTCGGCTTCAGAGTCTCGACGCAGAGACGGGTGAGTTGCGGTGGATGGAGCCGCTTAGAGGCAAGTTTTCCGCGTCGCCGGTTCAAGTGGGCGATCTTCTGTATATTGTCAGCGAAGAGGGGCTTTGCTTGGTTATTCGTTTGCGGGATGATGGCTGTGAGATAATTTCTGAAATGGAAATGGGAGAAGAGACACTGGCCTCACCGGCTGTCGTGGATAACACGATCTATCTCCGGACAAGGCACCATTTGTGGAAGATTTCTGGGGACAGCTAG
- a CDS encoding ribonuclease HI yields MKEWALYIDGSVDTKSKTGFGAYLLIDATAPNTDYQNRIEVKQFDFTSSTKLELQNILWALSQIGASGGSLVVYTDSQNLVQLPVRRSALEENNFKSKKGSQLRNHELYREFFKGMDRLDCRLVKVKGHKRNSEKDANDKIFTFVDRAARKALRAHQSKRF; encoded by the coding sequence ATGAAAGAATGGGCACTCTATATTGATGGCAGCGTGGACACGAAATCGAAAACCGGTTTCGGAGCCTATTTGCTTATCGATGCCACCGCTCCCAATACAGACTACCAAAATAGGATCGAGGTCAAACAGTTCGATTTCACATCCTCAACCAAACTCGAGCTGCAAAATATACTATGGGCTTTGAGCCAGATTGGAGCCTCTGGAGGTAGTTTAGTAGTATATACGGACTCTCAGAACTTAGTCCAACTACCAGTGCGGCGATCGGCTCTCGAAGAGAACAACTTCAAATCTAAAAAGGGCTCACAGCTCCGTAACCACGAACTTTATCGCGAATTCTTCAAAGGGATGGACCGGCTCGATTGCCGGTTGGTGAAGGTTAAGGGGCATAAACGAAATTCAGAGAAAGATGCTAACGACAAAATCTTCACCTTCGTGGATCGAGCTGCCAGGAAAGCGTTGAGGGCACACCAATCGAAAAGATTCTAA
- a CDS encoding efflux RND transporter permease subunit translates to MSEIIKSITDIFIRRPVLAIVVNLVIVIAGGQAIYNATSGSGGFTVRQYPQSENALVTVTTFYIGADADLVKGFVTTPLERVIAAADGIDYIESSSVQSLSTISIRLKLNVDAIKVLAEISSKVDQVRGDLPPEAEVPIINVETADTRVASMYLSFKSSNLERNEVTDYLTRAVQPALTAVKGVQRADILGARALAVRVWLKPEKLAAFNISATEVRLALASNNVLAAVGKTKGSYEQISLSSNANLTSVEEFQELILREERDQVIHLADVADVELGAESYDADVRFGGEQAVFMGIWVMPSANSLDVIKRVRAEVEAMQDRFPVGFEGGVGYDATEYIDNALKEVVVTLSETLLIVVVVIFLFLGSVRSVLVPLVAIPVSLIGGIFLMQIFGFSINLLTLLAIVLAVGLVVDDAIVVVENVERYLRDGNSPKDAALKGARELVGPIIATTITLATVYAPIAFQGGLTGSLFREFTVTLAGAVIVSSVVALTLSPMMASKVLKANSEEKGFRGVVNRFFDRLRERYRKMIEGTLKARPAVYTLWGFLTFLVIPLYVLSSMSTELAPTEDKGIIFGLLSTSSNSTIEQSSHFSKQVQDVFASTPEYDYSFQITSPTGGFGGMIVKPWGERERHIIDIRQSMIPQLGSVPGIKLLPVLPPALPGGSNFPVEYIISSTAETEQIAALARQVANNAAATGLFAFPPELDVKIDEPQSKIIFDRDKVAALGMNLSDVGNDLSVLLGGNYVNRFSIDGRSYKVIPQVKRTSRLAPEDLADMYVRGPNGNLVPLSSFATIENSVKPRSLNRFNQLNSVKISGIAMAPLDAALKVLEEESAKILPNGYAIDYAGESRQLRKEGSSFFPMLMLALVLVFLVLAAQFNSFRDPLIIILGSVPLGMFGALLFTAMRAPGDPWTPHWSWGWTSSWNIYSQVGMITLLGLVTKNSILIVQFANVLQERGRSKLKAASEAAATRLRPILMTSAATIFGHMMLVFVSGAGAAARNSIGLVLVGGMAIGTLFTIFIVPSLYMLLAKNHQNDIAEVSA, encoded by the coding sequence ATGAGCGAGATTATCAAATCCATTACGGACATCTTTATCCGGCGGCCGGTACTGGCTATTGTCGTGAACCTTGTCATTGTTATCGCGGGAGGCCAGGCAATCTACAATGCGACATCGGGATCGGGTGGGTTTACGGTGCGCCAATATCCGCAGAGCGAGAATGCCCTCGTTACGGTGACGACTTTCTACATTGGAGCTGATGCGGATCTCGTGAAGGGATTTGTTACGACACCGTTAGAGCGAGTCATCGCTGCAGCGGACGGAATCGATTATATCGAATCTAGCAGTGTTCAAAGCCTTTCGACAATCTCCATCCGGTTGAAGCTGAACGTCGATGCCATTAAAGTGCTGGCGGAAATCTCCTCTAAAGTGGATCAAGTGAGGGGGGATCTGCCGCCGGAAGCTGAGGTGCCGATAATAAATGTTGAAACGGCGGATACGAGAGTCGCTTCGATGTATTTGAGTTTCAAGTCTTCCAATCTGGAGCGAAATGAAGTGACCGACTACTTGACTCGTGCCGTGCAGCCAGCGTTGACAGCGGTCAAAGGTGTGCAGCGAGCGGACATATTAGGAGCCCGCGCCCTCGCCGTCCGCGTTTGGCTCAAACCGGAAAAGCTAGCGGCCTTCAATATCAGTGCAACGGAAGTTCGGTTGGCGCTCGCATCCAACAATGTTCTTGCGGCGGTGGGGAAAACTAAGGGGAGCTATGAGCAGATCAGCCTGAGTTCCAACGCGAATCTCACCTCGGTGGAAGAGTTTCAGGAACTGATATTGCGCGAGGAAAGGGATCAGGTAATTCATTTGGCCGATGTAGCCGATGTTGAGTTGGGAGCGGAGAGCTATGATGCCGATGTGCGTTTTGGCGGCGAACAAGCGGTTTTTATGGGTATTTGGGTGATGCCATCCGCAAACTCGCTCGATGTAATCAAGCGGGTTCGGGCCGAGGTTGAGGCGATGCAGGACCGTTTTCCGGTTGGATTTGAAGGAGGTGTTGGGTATGATGCCACCGAATACATCGACAATGCCCTTAAGGAAGTAGTGGTTACCCTTTCTGAGACTCTATTGATTGTTGTCGTGGTGATTTTTCTTTTCCTCGGGTCTGTCCGTTCCGTTCTAGTGCCTTTAGTCGCGATACCGGTCTCATTGATTGGGGGGATTTTCCTCATGCAGATTTTTGGTTTCAGTATCAATCTTTTGACACTGCTAGCCATCGTTCTAGCAGTGGGACTAGTTGTCGATGATGCAATCGTTGTTGTAGAAAATGTCGAACGCTACCTGCGTGATGGAAACTCTCCTAAGGACGCCGCTCTGAAAGGAGCCCGAGAGCTGGTAGGGCCCATTATTGCAACGACAATTACCCTTGCTACCGTTTATGCTCCGATCGCCTTTCAGGGCGGATTGACCGGCTCGCTGTTTAGGGAATTCACAGTTACATTGGCCGGGGCAGTCATTGTATCTAGTGTGGTAGCGCTGACATTATCCCCGATGATGGCCTCTAAAGTGCTAAAGGCGAACAGCGAGGAGAAAGGGTTTCGAGGCGTGGTAAACCGGTTTTTCGATCGGTTGCGTGAGCGTTACCGAAAGATGATCGAAGGTACATTGAAGGCTCGCCCAGCTGTTTATACACTTTGGGGGTTTCTGACTTTTCTGGTAATACCGCTATATGTCCTGTCCTCGATGTCTACCGAGTTGGCACCTACCGAAGACAAGGGTATTATATTTGGGCTACTGAGCACTTCATCCAATTCTACCATCGAGCAATCCAGTCACTTTTCAAAACAAGTGCAGGACGTTTTTGCGTCGACTCCAGAATACGACTACTCCTTCCAGATTACATCCCCCACAGGGGGCTTTGGAGGGATGATCGTTAAGCCATGGGGTGAACGAGAACGGCACATCATCGATATTCGTCAAAGTATGATACCTCAGTTAGGAAGCGTTCCAGGTATTAAACTTTTGCCCGTCCTTCCACCCGCACTTCCGGGAGGTAGCAACTTTCCTGTAGAATACATCATTTCATCCACCGCCGAAACCGAGCAAATTGCTGCTCTAGCTCGTCAAGTAGCCAACAACGCAGCTGCAACTGGACTATTTGCATTTCCGCCAGAGCTGGATGTGAAGATAGACGAGCCACAGTCGAAGATCATTTTCGATCGTGATAAAGTAGCAGCATTGGGAATGAATCTTTCCGACGTCGGAAATGATCTGAGCGTTTTGCTCGGAGGGAACTACGTGAATCGGTTTTCGATAGATGGTCGTAGCTATAAGGTAATCCCTCAAGTGAAGCGCACGAGTCGGCTTGCCCCTGAAGATCTCGCCGACATGTACGTGAGGGGGCCGAATGGGAATTTAGTGCCGCTCTCTAGCTTCGCGACGATTGAGAATTCAGTTAAACCGCGGAGCCTGAATCGGTTTAACCAGCTGAATTCTGTTAAGATTTCCGGCATAGCGATGGCTCCTTTGGATGCGGCGCTAAAAGTTTTGGAGGAAGAGTCTGCGAAGATTTTGCCGAATGGTTACGCGATCGACTATGCGGGAGAGTCGCGTCAATTGAGGAAAGAAGGGAGCAGTTTTTTCCCTATGCTGATGTTAGCATTGGTATTGGTATTTCTGGTTCTTGCGGCGCAGTTTAACTCTTTCAGGGATCCTTTGATCATCATTCTAGGCTCTGTGCCCTTGGGGATGTTTGGGGCTTTGCTTTTCACCGCAATGCGAGCTCCTGGCGATCCTTGGACGCCTCATTGGTCTTGGGGGTGGACCTCCTCTTGGAATATATACTCGCAGGTGGGAATGATTACTTTATTGGGACTAGTCACTAAGAATAGTATCCTCATCGTCCAGTTTGCCAATGTATTGCAAGAACGGGGACGCAGTAAGCTAAAGGCGGCCAGTGAAGCGGCTGCGACACGACTGAGACCTATTTTAATGACCTCAGCAGCCACTATCTTCGGGCATATGATGCTCGTGTTCGTTTCAGGTGCGGGTGCTGCCGCTCGAAACTCGATTGGTCTCGTATTGGTTGGGGGGATGGCGATCGGGACGCTCTTCACTATCTTTATCGTTCCCTCGCTTTACATGCTACTGGCCAAGAATCATCAGAATGACATTGCGGAGGTGTCGGCATGA
- a CDS encoding efflux RND transporter periplasmic adaptor subunit has translation MWKTFLVVFGLIVAILLGIFFIKGPQFAPPPLFVMPPESVSSGIAEEMVWENSVSAVGTLRASQGVTLSAEVSGTISEIHFESGQNAQKGDLLFELDTSAERAQLESAVASAELAEVNLKRTKELRASRSVAQSELDTAEARAKEAKAALSQIQAQLEKKVIRAPFSGRLGIRQIDLGEYINPGAPVVSLQSVDPMFVDFSLPQQQLSKVKSGYEFRLTVDTYTSKTFDGTVKAIDPELNLTNRMFRVRGVIRNEDGALVPGMFANVDVVQPDSTTVVAVPGTAVYYQAFGNTVFVIRDSDEGKIVEQRFVKVGRTKGDFVSIVEGIAAGEEIVTAGTFKLSDGRSVVVNNSSSLPVSLNPTPADA, from the coding sequence ATGTGGAAAACGTTCTTAGTCGTCTTCGGGCTCATAGTTGCGATTCTTTTAGGGATCTTCTTTATTAAAGGACCTCAGTTCGCTCCACCTCCGCTCTTTGTCATGCCTCCTGAGTCAGTTTCTTCAGGGATCGCTGAGGAGATGGTTTGGGAGAACTCGGTGAGCGCCGTCGGAACGTTGCGGGCTTCGCAGGGGGTAACGCTTTCTGCCGAGGTTTCAGGTACCATATCCGAAATTCACTTTGAATCGGGTCAAAACGCGCAGAAGGGAGATTTGCTTTTCGAACTCGATACCTCGGCGGAACGAGCTCAATTGGAGTCTGCAGTGGCGTCAGCAGAACTGGCCGAAGTCAATTTGAAGCGGACGAAGGAACTAAGGGCCAGTCGTTCGGTGGCCCAGTCAGAGTTGGATACTGCGGAAGCACGGGCTAAGGAAGCGAAAGCGGCGCTCTCGCAGATTCAGGCGCAGCTTGAAAAGAAGGTGATCCGGGCTCCGTTCTCTGGCCGGCTTGGTATTAGGCAGATTGACTTGGGTGAGTATATCAACCCCGGCGCTCCCGTAGTCTCGCTCCAGTCCGTCGACCCTATGTTCGTGGATTTTTCATTGCCTCAGCAGCAGTTGAGCAAGGTTAAAAGTGGCTATGAATTCCGATTGACCGTAGACACTTACACTAGCAAAACCTTCGACGGTACGGTGAAGGCAATCGATCCTGAGCTGAACTTGACCAATCGGATGTTCCGAGTCCGAGGGGTTATAAGGAACGAAGACGGTGCGCTGGTTCCAGGAATGTTTGCCAATGTGGATGTCGTGCAACCGGACTCGACTACGGTGGTCGCTGTACCCGGAACAGCGGTGTACTATCAAGCCTTCGGTAATACTGTTTTTGTGATAAGGGATTCCGATGAGGGAAAGATTGTTGAACAACGCTTTGTTAAAGTAGGCCGGACCAAAGGTGACTTCGTCTCCATTGTCGAGGGAATCGCTGCGGGTGAGGAAATCGTCACGGCAGGAACATTCAAGCTCTCCGACGGCCGTTCTGTAGTGGTCAATAACTCCAGTTCCCTGCCTGTCTCGCTTAATCCAACCCCCGCTGACGCTTAG
- a CDS encoding DUF6607 family protein, whose translation MKNVFYVPMVLIVTSLLSGCYSTSENLSEADYGSRATTSGKETVADLSIPSSTYVFGWGSLPVGLASPRGGTTQGTPVELALARKLPLVEIAAAASSFEKDRAAILSLAGDYKTSFHFMETLGLYPEHEPTRPYHSWATEEIRVLEDRRDFISLQHTLVMHFEMDDGSIMAPMVMKHWRQDWTYEDTDLHTFRGSASWSRESREPESVSGGWSQAVWQVDDSPRYEVIGRWTHDGNRSIWTGENSWRPLPRREYSVRDDYDVMEGFHRIVIVPTGWIHEQNNWKRVAGDASEAPEYRGHELGIDRYERIVSPSLDRSDSYWEKTGPYWREVREAWKAVYEKWDHFSLKSKVENRSQFEYHFEYAAKLEGGEPYDPAKGAAFARETIESFLTEAKEKAQY comes from the coding sequence ATGAAAAACGTATTCTATGTCCCGATGGTCTTAATCGTTACGTCACTCTTGAGCGGCTGCTATAGTACATCGGAAAATTTGAGCGAAGCGGACTACGGTTCAAGAGCAACGACTTCGGGAAAGGAGACAGTTGCGGATTTATCGATCCCCTCTTCGACTTACGTGTTTGGCTGGGGAAGTCTTCCCGTTGGACTGGCTAGTCCGCGAGGGGGGACGACGCAAGGAACACCTGTAGAACTCGCACTCGCTAGAAAACTGCCCTTAGTTGAAATTGCTGCCGCAGCGAGTTCATTCGAAAAGGATAGGGCAGCCATTTTGTCACTGGCAGGCGACTACAAGACCAGTTTTCATTTTATGGAAACGCTGGGTCTCTATCCGGAGCACGAACCCACGCGGCCCTATCATTCTTGGGCTACAGAGGAAATTCGCGTTTTGGAGGATAGGAGGGATTTCATTAGTCTGCAGCACACACTGGTCATGCATTTCGAGATGGACGATGGCTCTATAATGGCACCGATGGTGATGAAACATTGGAGACAAGACTGGACGTACGAAGATACGGATCTCCACACATTCAGAGGAAGTGCATCATGGAGCCGTGAAAGCCGAGAACCGGAATCGGTCTCCGGCGGATGGTCGCAAGCGGTTTGGCAGGTGGACGATTCTCCCCGCTACGAAGTCATCGGACGATGGACACACGATGGGAATCGATCGATTTGGACGGGTGAAAATTCATGGCGACCCCTGCCGCGACGCGAATATTCGGTTCGTGACGACTATGATGTGATGGAAGGCTTTCATCGTATTGTCATTGTACCGACGGGCTGGATTCATGAGCAGAATAACTGGAAGCGGGTCGCTGGGGACGCTTCGGAGGCACCGGAATACCGGGGACACGAATTAGGAATCGACCGATACGAGCGAATCGTTAGCCCAAGCCTGGATCGCTCGGATAGTTATTGGGAAAAAACCGGCCCCTATTGGCGCGAGGTTCGGGAAGCGTGGAAAGCCGTTTATGAAAAATGGGACCACTTCTCGCTGAAAAGTAAAGTCGAGAACCGCAGTCAATTTGAATACCATTTTGAATACGCAGCCAAGCTGGAAGGGGGCGAGCCCTACGATCCTGCCAAGGGGGCGGCGTTTGCGCGGGAGACGATTGAATCCTTTCTCACAGAAGCGAAAGAGAAGGCACAGTATTAG
- a CDS encoding sulfatase-like hydrolase/transferase, with protein sequence MNRAIFYLSLTLTFSACLWGADKPNIVFFFADDQTTDTLGCYGNDIIQTPNIDSLAEQGTLFRNAFVSQSICWVSRTTILTGLTGRSYGEPGNPDLARASAVETLVSDILREEGYRTGYFGKWHAKMPKGYKPEDHFDEMEIIFRNPFYKKMPDGSLRHETEVIVDRGIDFIKRQPKDQPFALNLWFSAAHAEDSDRRPGIGQFPWPRAMDGTYDDVEFKAPRLSDPAIFEAQPDFLKTTINRERYFWRWNTPEKYELNMRAYYRMISGIDGAIGRFMEALEEAGLADNTIIVYSADNGYHMGNRGFAGKWLHYEESLRVPLIIFDPRVSQKEKGQVTDSLALNLDFPSTFLDWAGAEIPDRYQGRSLEPIVSKGTPKDWRKETFHEHFAVRHRSPAFEGIRNEQFKYARYFDHGNYEFLHDLKSDPDELVNLASHPEYADILKTMRQRTDRRVEELGGPLVAPASKFTHSTPPYPYASAAVTNKPGGDGYQNLLEGSIGRNWTGNLEYWSLDNGILKGTTNGSLKANSFLSWKGSTVRNFDLKVKVRVSKGGNSGIQYRGQSRPYLGLDVVSGYQCDVVANISKYNGMLYEEKGRRILSHTGEKVIVDEDGRPWVTEMMPVMEFPPREWHEYRVRVIGNHHQHWINGHKTADLLDFDVAGRSLDGVLAVQVHVGPAMTIEYKDFKIKHLPDNLPLKSAKNHPIPATAHGVRPQGKLPPDWKAPIYGEL encoded by the coding sequence ATGAATCGAGCTATTTTTTATCTTAGCCTAACGCTTACTTTTTCGGCCTGCCTGTGGGGTGCGGACAAGCCGAATATTGTCTTCTTTTTTGCGGATGATCAAACGACTGATACCTTGGGTTGCTACGGGAACGACATCATTCAAACCCCGAATATCGACTCGCTCGCGGAGCAGGGTACTCTTTTTAGGAATGCCTTTGTGAGCCAGTCGATTTGCTGGGTTAGCCGCACGACGATTCTAACGGGATTGACAGGTCGCAGTTATGGAGAACCGGGAAATCCGGATTTAGCACGAGCCAGTGCGGTTGAAACTTTGGTATCAGATATCCTTCGAGAAGAAGGTTATCGCACAGGGTATTTTGGCAAGTGGCACGCGAAGATGCCGAAAGGCTACAAGCCTGAGGATCATTTCGACGAAATGGAGATCATTTTCCGAAATCCATTTTACAAGAAGATGCCTGATGGAAGCCTTCGGCATGAAACGGAGGTAATCGTTGACCGTGGTATCGATTTCATCAAGCGCCAGCCAAAAGACCAGCCTTTCGCTCTGAACCTCTGGTTTAGCGCTGCCCATGCGGAAGACAGTGACCGCCGCCCAGGAATCGGGCAGTTCCCCTGGCCGCGAGCAATGGACGGAACATATGATGATGTTGAATTCAAAGCGCCTCGGTTAAGTGATCCGGCCATATTCGAAGCTCAGCCGGATTTTCTCAAAACGACAATTAATCGAGAGCGCTATTTCTGGAGATGGAACACTCCGGAAAAGTACGAGTTGAACATGCGTGCCTACTACCGGATGATCAGTGGAATCGACGGGGCAATCGGGCGTTTCATGGAAGCTCTTGAGGAAGCCGGTTTGGCGGACAATACGATTATCGTGTATTCCGCGGATAATGGATACCATATGGGTAATAGAGGATTCGCTGGTAAATGGTTGCATTACGAAGAGTCTCTACGAGTACCTTTAATCATATTTGATCCACGTGTATCCCAAAAAGAGAAAGGCCAGGTGACGGATTCACTGGCTCTTAATTTAGACTTTCCCTCAACCTTTCTCGATTGGGCCGGAGCGGAGATTCCCGATCGATATCAGGGGAGAAGTCTCGAGCCGATCGTGTCAAAGGGAACGCCCAAAGACTGGCGCAAGGAAACGTTCCATGAGCACTTTGCGGTAAGGCATAGGAGTCCGGCGTTTGAAGGGATCCGCAATGAGCAGTTTAAGTACGCACGGTACTTTGATCACGGAAATTACGAATTTCTACACGACCTGAAAAGCGATCCCGATGAGCTCGTTAACCTAGCAAGCCACCCCGAATACGCGGATATCTTGAAAACCATGCGCCAACGTACTGATAGGCGAGTGGAAGAGTTGGGTGGTCCTCTCGTCGCCCCGGCTAGTAAATTCACCCATTCGACGCCACCCTATCCCTATGCCTCAGCCGCCGTTACGAATAAGCCGGGAGGAGATGGTTACCAAAATCTCCTCGAGGGCTCGATAGGTAGGAATTGGACAGGTAACTTGGAGTACTGGTCTCTAGATAATGGCATTCTCAAGGGGACGACCAATGGGAGCCTGAAAGCAAACAGCTTTCTCAGTTGGAAGGGATCGACGGTTCGCAATTTCGACCTAAAGGTGAAGGTGAGAGTCAGTAAGGGGGGCAACAGTGGGATTCAGTATCGCGGTCAGTCGCGTCCCTATTTGGGTTTGGATGTTGTATCCGGATATCAATGCGATGTGGTTGCAAACATTTCGAAGTATAATGGAATGCTCTACGAAGAGAAGGGGCGTCGTATCCTTTCGCACACGGGCGAGAAAGTGATTGTTGATGAAGATGGGCGGCCATGGGTTACGGAAATGATGCCAGTAATGGAATTTCCTCCCCGCGAATGGCACGAGTACCGGGTTCGAGTAATTGGAAATCACCACCAACATTGGATCAATGGTCACAAGACCGCAGACTTGCTAGACTTTGATGTTGCGGGACGTTCGCTCGATGGTGTGCTCGCCGTGCAAGTGCATGTGGGTCCGGCAATGACCATCGAATACAAGGATTTCAAAATTAAGCACTTGCCTGACAATTTGCCATTGAAGTCTGCGAAGAATCATCCCATTCCAGCGACTGCTCATGGAGTACGTCCGCAAGGAAAGCTGCCCCCCGACTGGAAAGCGCCGATATATGGCGAGCTTTAG